One window from the genome of Nicotiana tomentosiformis chromosome 5, ASM39032v3, whole genome shotgun sequence encodes:
- the LOC138892889 gene encoding uncharacterized protein produces MVRRNGGIPKRGSYSKPKNYDLYHKCGKPGYFIKECHLLKQDQYKNNFDKVNKRNPILDKRFKRKNTADHVIKRVLAAWGDSSSESEEENDHGDSSMMASDDDEDYDDDEVNFLDVRRNLKFYSPKKLMSLENVLIDAYHSLINDNYALTVELEESEQTRDELVIVVVDLKETIENLKKEKDALDEKIANIEHERDDLMVAVVDLKETLDLKETIGEPKIESRPENSQKGKEVASEAHIKLEKFGRVKSDLEKSLKWTWPSDAITAMYTNNGGNRQRIGFQREKIPYNLHSKYVTVPDNWICTHCGNTGHFKENYKTRFQSQQKNIVFAEKGTVKESSTQWYMDCGFSKHITGSITDFLSFKALQRGSVSFGNGKKGYILGLRRIGKSLSHSIENVFPRSVTRETRWNLCHKRLGHASFTLLNKLVRKDLVRGLPKSSFKNHKVCDASVKGKQVRSSFKPKREVSTSKSLNLLHMDLCGLMRVASRGGKKYIFVIVDDYSRFTWTLFLRTKDETFEVFVAFVKRIQVKMGNNVACIGSDNGIEFDNAKFDEFCTENGITNNFLPLRTPQQNGIVERKNRTLEDMARTMLIDSGITKNFWEETVNTACYLMNRCMIRSLLNKNPYELLNGRKPKLTHLRTFGCKYFFLNNGKEALGIFEIKSCIWVRSTLREISLRSKGKVAMTNNDKIELVTNDPQGVGLRAASALGSLKGNCHRTPGYSTTTLCSERSYLTPRVSTPYNQTPQYESPEETEKAAKTSKPDEMARKVKSLEQNIKNIQGLGGHKSVSFSDLCMFPPIHFPPGFKTPNIEKYNGHGQLRGAGGKEELLMAYFDESLMGVAYEWFIDQDISHWHVWDDMAQLKHMGMIGPIAPHHIHPDTHGFQSNARCEYHSGAPGHNTDDYWTLNKAIERLIAEKLIVVTNDENPPNVTNNPLPAHNDVHFEGIIGRDHEYKQVGRA; encoded by the exons atggttcgcaggaatggaggcattccaaaaaggggAAGTTATAGCAAGCCAAAAAATTATGACCTCTATCATAAATGTGGCAAGCCAGGATACTTCATCAAGGAGTGCCATCTCTTAAAGCAAGATCAGTATAAAAACAACTTTGACAAAGTAAATAAGAGGAACCCGATTCTTGATAAACGCTTCAAGAGAAAGAATACAGCTGACCATGTTATAAAGCGAGttcttgctgcatggggagactcctccagcgaatctgaagaagaaaatgatcatggtgatagttcaatgatggca tctgatgatgatgaagattacgacgatgatgaggtaaattttctGGATGTTCGGAGAAATCTGAAATTTTATTCTCCTAAAAAACTCATGTCTTTGGAAAATGtgttaattgatgcttatcacagtcttataaatgataatTATGCTTTAACTGTGGAGTTAGAAGAATCAGAACAAACTAGAGATGAGTTAGTAATCGTGGTTGTTGACTTAAAGGAAACAATTGAGAACCTGAAGAAAGAGAAGGATGCCTTAGATGAAAAAATTGCAAATATAGAACATGAAAGAGATGATCTAATGGTCGCTGTGGTAGACCTAAAAGAGACCT TGGACTTGAAGGAAACAATTGGAGAACCTAAAATAGAGAGTAGGCCTGAAAATtctcaaaagggaaaggaagttgcaagcgaggcacacattaagcttgaaa AATTTGGAAGAGTGAAGagtgatcttgaaaaatcactcaagtggaccTGGCCCTCTGATGCTATCACTGCCATGTACACCAACAATGGGGGAAACAGACAGAGGATTGGGTTCCAAAGGGAAAAGATTCCCTATAACCTtcatagcaagtatgttactgtaCCCGATAATTGGATTTGCACCCACTGTGGAAACACTGGGCACTTTAAAGAAAACTATAAGACCAGATTTCAGTCACAACAGAAAAATATAGTTTTTGCTGAGAAA GGAACAGTAAAGGAAAGCAGCACACAATGGTACATGGATTGTGGCTTCTCAAAGCACATAACTGGAAGTATAACTGATTTCCTTTCATTTAAAGCCCTGCAAagagggagtgtatcctttggtAATGGCAAGAAAGGATACATTCTGGGACTTAGAAGGATTGGGAAGTCTCTCTCACACTCAATCGAAAATGTGTTTCCTAGATCTGTGACAAGGGAAACAAGGTGGAATTTGTGTCACAA GAGGCTGGGTCATGCAAGCTTCACGTTGCTAAACAAATTGGtcaggaaggacctggttcgtggtctgcccaagtcaagtttcaagaatcacaaagtgtGTGATGCAAGTGTAAAAGGTAAGCAAGTCAGATCTTCATTCAAGCCCAAAAGGGAAGTCAGTACCTCAAAGTCACTTAATCTTCTTCACATGGATCTATGTGGACTCATGAGGGTGGCAAGCAGGGGAGGAAAGAAATATATTTTCGTTATAGTCGATGATTACTCCAGATTCACCTGGACCCTGTTTCTCAGAACCAAGGACGAAACCTTTGAAGTGTTTGTTGCTTTCGTCAAAAGGATTCAAGTAAAGATGGGTAATAATGTAGCCTGCATCGGGTCTGATAATGGGATAGAGTTCGACAATGCCAAATTTGATGAGTTCTGTACTGAAAATGGTATCACTAACAATTTTTTGCCTCtaagaacacctcaacaaaatggtattgtggagaggaaaaatagaactcttgaagacatggcaaggacAATGTTGATTGACAGTGGGATCACAAAGAATTTCTGGGAAGAAACTGTCAATACTGCTTGCTACTTGATGAACAGGTGCATGATTAGGTCCCTTCTGAATAAGAATCCATATGAACTACTGAATGGAAGGAAGCCCAAGCTGACACATCTAAGGACCTTTGGGTGTAAATATTTTTTCCTCAATAATGGAAAGGAAGCTCTTGGAATATTCGAAATCAAGAGTTGCATTTGGGTCAGGAGCACATTAAGGGAAATATCCTTGAG ATCTAAGGGAAAGGTAGCAATGACTAACAATGATAAAATTGAGTTGGTCACTAATGACCCCCAAG GCGTGGGTCTTCGGGCAGCCTCCGCCTTAGGGTCCCTCAAAGGGAACTGccaccgtacccctggctactcaaccaccaCTCTATGCAGCGAGCGATCATATCTAACACCAAG gGTCTCGactccatataatcagactcctcaaTATGAGTCACCAGAAGAAACTGAAAAGGCTGCCAAGACGAGTAAGCCAGATGAGATGGCTAGAAAAGTGAAAAGTCTTGagcagaacataaagaacattcaaggactaggtggtcacaaaagtgtttcattcagtgatctatgcatgttccctcccatccattttccaccagggttcaagaccccaaataTTGAGAAATATAATGGACACGgccagctgaggggtgcaggaggaaaagaagaattgttgatggcttattttgaCGAAAGTCTGATGGGGGTTGCCtatgaatggttcattgaccaagatatctcccACTGGCACGTGTGGGATGACATGGCTCAG TTGAAGCATATGGGCATGATTGGACCGATTGCTCCCCACCATATACATCCCGATACACATGGCTTTCAAtcaaatgctagatgtgaatatcattcaggtgccccGGGGCATAACACTGATGACTATTGGACTCTGAATAaagccatagaaagactcatagCTGAAAAGTTGATTGTGGTGACAAATGACGAGAACCCTCCTAATGTGACAAATAACCCATTGCCAgcacacaatgatgttcattttgagGGAATAattggccgagatcatgaatacaagcaGGTTGGTCGAGCATAA